Sequence from the Kribbella aluminosa genome:
ACCGGCGTGAGCTGCCAGCCGGGATCCTTCTCCTCGTACTCGACGAGGAAGTCCTTCAGCGTCTCGAGGTCGGTGAGCTGCTCACCCCGGATCGTCTTCACGGTCAGGTCGACCTTGAACGCGCCCTCCGAATCCGGACCGGTCTCCCAGACCCGGCTGTGGAAGGACACGTCGTTCCACTCGTACTCGAAGTCGCTCGACGTACCGATGCCGTCGGGAAGGTTCTCGATCACGAAGCCGTCCAAGGTGCCAGCCTTCTGCTCGGTGGATGGTGCTACGGAGACCTGCGCCGGTGCAGCTGAGCCGGTGGTCGTCGACAGGCCCAACGAGGCCAGGACAACCGCGGTCCCGGCCACGATACGACGGGCGGACGGCATGACTCGGGAACCGAAGGATGAACACGACATGACTGCCTCCTGGGGGAAGGACGGCGTCCCGCCTGCTGCGAGACGCCCTTCGTGACCAAGAAGATGCCGCGATCGCCCCGCCCCCGGACCGGCGAATCCGAACCTGTGGACAACCGGCAGCCTGCAGCTCAGTACCCGATCAACCGATGCAGCCGATGGAACGTCTGCCGGAACCCGAGCCGCGGCCAGGTCCGCGACGACAACAGGTTCGTCACCCGCCAGTCCGTCACCACCGAGGTGTACCCGGTCTCCGCCGACCACTGCAGCACAGCCTCGCCCAGCGCCCGCCCCGCACCCAGCCCACGAGCCGCCGGCAGTACAGCAGCGAACCCGAGGAACCCGGCGTTGTCCGGCTTCGCCAGCCCACTGTGCGCACTCGATCTGTCCACCGAGCACCCGACCGACGAGCCGATGACCTCATCGTTGTACACGGCAACGAACGTCGCGTAGTCCGGATCGTCGATCGACTCCTCCCAGTCCGCGACCGCCTCCTCGTACGTCCCCAGCTCCGCGGCCGAGAACACCGGCGACCGGCCTTGATGCCGGGGGAGTTCCAGGTCGAGCTCCGCCAATACCGGAATGTCCGCGCGCGTTGCCCGGCGTACGGCGAGATCGCGGGGAGGCGTCAAGTGGTACCCCGGAACCGGGCGGACCGCGTGCGCGTGCTGCGAGCCGAACCCCAGCCGGAACCACGCGTCCACCAGTTCGGCATCGTCGGGCACCAGCACGTAATGCGCCGTACGCCCGGCGTCGACCCATCGCGCAGCCGCGGCGCCGTACAGGTCGCGAATGTGTTCCGGCTCACGTACTGCGTGACCGGCCGCCTCGACCCAGATGTTCGGGCCCCACATCGGTGCGGGCTTCGGTGCCGCCAGCAAGTAACCGGTCAGCTCGTCGTCCTCGACCAGGACCGCACCGGACGCCCCCTCGGTCTCCCACACAGCGGTGACCTCGACGAGCGCGAGCCGCTCGTCCTCGTAGTCGGCAGGGAGCAGCGGGTGACGCTTGCGATGCGCCCGGTGCCGCTGGGCGAGCAGGCCGGCCGCAGCCGGAAGATCCGCCTCCTCGAACGGGCGGAGGACTGGTCGGGACATACTCGGACGGTACGCTCGGTGCCCCGCCGGCGGTACGAGTTTTCGCCGCTCCGGTAACCGATTTGGTTGCTCGGCCCGAATCCTCTAAGCTAAAGACACAACGACGCGGGGTGGAGCAGCTCGGTAGCTCGCTGGGCTCATAACCCAGAGGTCGCAGGTTCAAATCCTGCCCCCGCTACTTGGAAGGGCCCTTTGACCAGGGAAACACCGGTCAGAGGGCCCTTCGTCATTCCCCCTGGATCGAGGCATCAACGTTCTAACCTACGGTCTAGCGATCGCGTCTAGGGTCCTCACCGGCGCAGACGGAGATTGCATAGAGTTAGGACTGCGTTGGAGTTGCCGGCCTTGCGGCAAAATGGATGATCGCGATGTGGCCGGTCGTAGCACGTGGTAGGCGACCGTAAGCCGCGGCCTGCGTGCCGTTGACACTGCGCGGCCTCGACGACGCCTAGGCACTAGGGCAGCTCACCAAGCTGCGATATCGGGCGATGACCACCCAGTCCGGCGAGTTTGACCTCGATGCGCAAGATCAACCACCTCATCGACCTGTGGATCGCGAAGTTCACAGACGAGCTCGTGGCGGACCGACGGCGATCGCCGAACTCACGGATGACGTACCTCCCGGCTCTCAAGAACCACCTACGGCCCGCTCTCGGTGAGCTTCGGATCGCAGAGGCGACCATTCCTCGCATCGACAGAGTGATCGGAAGCGTTCTGCGATTTCGGCTGCGGCTGAGAGTCCGTCGTGCCGCGGGCAGTTGCGCTTCCTCGCTCGGCGTCATAGGTTCGCTGCGCAGCAGTTGTTAGATATCTAATGTCTGTCATCGCAACCCTGCACACTGTCTACTGCACGAGAAGGAACGGGGAGCTCGATCATGAGCGGATCGCCGCTGTTCGTCAGGGCGCAGGAGCAGCTCAAGAGCTACATTCGTGAACACCGCCTCGAGCCAGGCGACCGGCTCCCCTCGGAGGGCGAACTCGCAAAGTGCTTCAGCGTGAGCCGGGGAGCCATGCGCGAAGCGACGCGAAGTCTCCAAACGCTCGGAGTCATTCGCGCCCACCACGGGAACGGCCTCTACGTCGCGGACTTCTCGTTCCGGCCGATCGTCGATCTGCTCCCGTACGGACTCGCCGCCGACACAAGTTTCGTGGAGATCCTGCAGGCCCGTGAAGCCCTCGAAACCGGCCTGATGCCGGCGGTTGCCCTGCGCACGTCACCGCAACTGCTGGATGGCTGCGATGAGATCGTCCGGCGGATGGACGAGCGGGAGAAGGCAGGCGACTCGATCGTCGATCTAGACCGGAACTTCCACCTGTTGCTCCACACCTCGCTGAGCAACCCGCTCATCGACAATCTGATCAGCCTCTTCTGGGAACTCTATTGGCGGTTGGAGGACGAACTGTCTCCGAAGCCGACAGACGTTCCGAGCGCCCCCTTGCATGCGGCGATCGTCGACGCGCTGCGGGTAGGGGACGCGATGCTCGCGATGACACGTATGCAAGAGCACTTCGCAGACGTTCGCCTGCGCAGCGAGTCGCTGCACGCAAGCCGCGTCGAGTCACGCAATGAATAGACCTTTGCGAATTGCGATCACGGCACACCTCGACGAGCGGTCTCTCGCGCTCCGCCGTCAGGCTCTCGCCGTCGACCTGCAAATGGGGTACTGAAGATGAAGATCGCACGAGTGCGAGCCGTCGTGCTGAGCGCGCCGTACGGCGCTGCCCTCACGAGCGCAGAGAACATCCTGCACATCCCGAGCGGCCTGCGCACAAGCGGCTTCGTCGAGATCACTCTCGACGATGGAACGGTGGGACTCGGCGAAGGCTACCTCGCCGTGTTCGCGCCACAGGTCTTCCGCTCGATCGTCGAACTACTCGCGCCGTTACTCGTCGGCAAAGACGTGCTGCAGCTCGATGCCCGGTTCGCGGAGCTTGTTGTCGCCACTGGGTACTGGAGCCTGCAGGGTGCTGCTCGACACGTGCTCAGCGCGATCGAGATCGCGCTACAAGACTGCAACGCACGGCTCGATGGCGTGCCACTCTGGCGGCATCTCGGCGGCATGTACTCGCGGCCGCTCGCGGCGTACGCAAGCGGTGGGGACTCCATCAACCCCGAAGCGATGCAGGGCGAGATCGACGCAGTCGCGGCGCTCGGCATCCGAACCTTCAAGATTCGGGGCCGCGCGCACCAGGTCGACAAGGTGGTCTGGACCCAGCACGCTGCCGCCGGAATCGCCGTGGCGGTCGACATGACGCAGAACCTCGTCGTGCCCTCTCAGAGACCTGAGGAGGTCCTCGACTTCGTGCACGCCGTGGTCGATGCCTCAGGCCGCCCACCGGCCTTCATCGAAGAGGCGCTCGGGCCGGATCGGATCGACGATCTGCCGGCGCTCCGCGCGGCCGCCGGGGTGCCGATCGCGGGCGGGGAGATCGTCACGACCGAGGATGAGCTCGTCGCACGCGTTCGCGCTCGCTCCTACGACATCGTCCAACCCGATGCCACCGTGATCGGCGGGGTTGGCCCGGTGCTCGAGGTGTTCTCGGCTGCGGGTGACGTCGGCGCTGAGGTGTACGTGCACTGCTGGGGTGCTGGTGTGGGCGTACTCGCGAACTATCACGCCGCACTGGCCGCCGGGGGTTCGACCGTGGAATGGCCGCTACCTGATTACCCGCTGCGCTCGGAACTGCTCGGTGGGCTCGTGTCGATCGTGGGCGGCGAGGTCTCACTGTCGAACGCACCCGGACTCGGTATCGAGCTCACCCCCGCGATCGAACGCGAGTTCCCGTTCCGCGCAGACGCCGTGTACGAGTGCCTGGTCGATCCGACCGGCCTGCCAACTCCAGAAGTCTGGCGCTAGGACGACAGGATCAGGCGATGGGGCGACGGCGGACGCCAAGCTCTCATCGTCCGCGAGCACTCCGGGCTCGCTCGCGTCCCAGTCCGACCCCCGACCCCGTGAACGTCACCAGGAACTTGCTGGCGGCGGGCGGGAGGATCTCCTCGTACAGAAGTCATCGATGGCAGAAAGGCCTGCGCCGACCAGCATTGCGCACGTCGTCATCGGAATGTCAGAGGCTGGAGCGGTACGGCGGGAGGAAGCGTAGCCGTGGCAGTTGATCGGCCAAGGCGCCGCCGTCGACGACGAGCGTGGTGCCGGTGACGTAGCGGCTCGCGTCCGAGGCCAGGTAGATCACGGCTCCGACGCAGTCGTCCGGCGTGCCGAAGCGGCCCAACGGGATTCGGGCCTGCCAGGAATCGAACAGGCCTGCGAGGTCTGCGTCGAAGTCGTCGGCGATCGGGGTGGCGATCATTCCTGGCGCGACGGCGTTGCAGGTGATGCCGTGCGGCCCGAGTTCGGCGGCGAGTGATTTGGTGATCAGCTCGAGCGCTGCCTTGGAGGCGTTGTAGTGCGCGAGGCCGGCCTCGGCGACCAGGCCGTTCTTCGAGGAGATGTTGACGATCCGGCCCTCGATGCCGTCGGCAATCATATGTTCGGCAACCCGCTGGGCGAGGAAGAAGGGTGCCTCGGCGTTGACGGCCATGATCTCGTGCCAGCCTGCCGGGGTGATCTCGTTGAACTGCTCCAGCCGGGCGACGCCCGCGTTGTTGACCAGCACGTGGATCGGGCCGGCCTCGCTCCGGATTGTGTCGACCAAGGGTGCCAAGGCCGAGGTGTCGGCGAGGTCGATGACATAGCTGCGGCACCGGCGGCCGAGCGAGGTCACGGCCGCTGCGGTGTCGATGGGCTCGGTGCGGTCGACCAGCACCAGGTCGGCACCGGCGTCCGCGAGGCCGGTTGCGAACGCGGCGCCGAGGCCGCGGGCGGCGCCGGTGAGGGCGACGGTTCGCCCGGCGAGCGAGAACGAGGCGCTCACGTCAGCCCCAGTAGTGGCAACGCGTCACGGTGGATGAGCGCTTCGACTTGGTCGGCGTCCAAGGGATCGAGGCCTGGGATTCCTGGTACGGCGGCGACCCGGCGCAGGCCCTCGATCGAGGCGTCGACGGTTGTGAACGGGAAGTCCGAGCCGAACAGCAGTTTGTCCCAGACCCTGTAGTCCTGGACGAGCCGCAGTGAGTGCCACAGTTGGAATGGGCGGTAGTGCAGTGCGGATACGTCGGCGTACACGTGCCGGTGTTTGCGGATCACCGCGATGCACCCACCCTCGAACGGGTGGCTGAGGTGCGCGAGGACGATCCGCAGTTCGGGATGCCGGATCGCCACTTCGTCGATGTGCACCGGCAGCGCCCAGCGCAGTGGGGCTGTCGACACGAAGGTCGTCCCGGTGTGGATGAGCAGCGGCAGGTTGTGGGATTCGGCGTAGGAGTAGAGGTCGTCGTACGCCGGGTCGGCCGGGTCGAAGCCGGCGTACATCGGCATCAACTTGATCCCACGCAGCCCGAGCTCCTGGTGGCCGTGCCGGAGCTCGTCTCGCCAGCCAGGGTGGGTCGGATCGAGCGACAGGTAGCCGATCAGCTGGTCCGGGTGTTCGGCGACGTACGCCGCCACGTCGTCGTCCTCGACCCAAAGACCGCTGCGCCGTGCTTTGCCACCGACGACGATCGTCCGTGTCCCGTCCGGTGCGGTGGCCGCGTAGTCGGCGTACTTGACCGTCAGGTCGACAGGTCCACCGTGGGCCCGGGAGACCTCGCCGCGGAACGGATCGTCGATATCGTCAGGGCAGGTGAACAGATGTGAGTGAACGTCGACGATCATGTGCGGTTCCGCTTCTCCCAGCCGTCGGCGAACATGTTCCAGAAACGGTGGCTCGGTGGATGCTCCGCGAACACCTCGTCGGCCAGCTCGACACCGAGACCTGGTGCCGTGGGCAACGGCACGTGTCCGTCGACCACCGGTAGTACGCCGGGTAGTGCGTCGAAGACGTAGTCCTCGACCATGCCGTCGAAGGTCTCGAGGATCTTCAGGTTGGTGAGGCCGGCGACGGCGTGCACCGAGGCGGTCGTGCACAGCGGTGAGTTCGAGTTGTGCGGGGCGACGGACATCGCGTGCAGGTCGGCGATGGCGGCGATCTTGCGCAGCTCGGTGAAACCGCCGGCCATCGAGAGGTCCGGTTGCACGATGTCGACGGCGCTGGTGGCGAACAGTTGCTTGAACTCGTACCGGTTGTGGAAGTGCTCGCCGCCGGAGATCGGCATCGAGGCCCGGGCACGTAACTCGGCGTACCGCTCGATGTGGGTCCAGGGCAGGGGCTCCTCGAACCAGGCGAGGTCGAACGGCCGCAGGTCGTCGACCAGCCGGGCCGCGGTCGCGAAGTTGAAGCGGGCATGTCCTTCGACCATCAGGTCGACATCGTCGCCGACGGCGTCCCGGACCGCGGCGACGATGTCGAGTGAGCGGACCCGCTCGGCTCGGGACAACTCACCGAGTCCGGCGCCGAACGGGTCGAACTTGAGGGCACTGTATCCGCGGCCGACGACATCCTTGGCCCGATCCGCGAACGCTTCGGGCAGCCGGTCGCCGGTGTACCAGCCGTTCGCGTAGACCGGCACCCGGTCGCGACAGGCCCCACCGGCGAGCCGGTACGCCGGTACGCCGAGCGCCTTGCCCATCACGTCGTACAGCGCCTGGTCGACACCGGACAGCACGATGCCGCCGATGTCGCCGCCGCGCAGGAAGTCGCCCTGGTACATCCGCAGCCAGATCTCCTCGACGTCGAACGGGTCGGCGCCGAGCAGGTGCCGTCCGGCCATCGCCTCGGTGAGCAGGCACGTCTCGCGGGAGCGGTACGGATGGGTGATCTCGCCGACGCCGGCAAGGCCCTCGTCGGTATGCACCCGCACATAGGAGAAGTCTCGCCAGGCGGTGCCGAGGGTGAGCGTCTCCACCCGGGAGATGCGGCCCGCCGGTCCCACCGGACGGCCGCGGTCCACTGTCAACATGGTCAGGACGCACCTCCCATGGTCGAAGTCCCGGCGAGTTCCTGCTCGCCGCCAACGGCCAGGGTGTCACGAACGGCGGCGCGGGTCGCGCTCAGCAACGCGTCGACGTCGGCGTCGGTGTGTGCATACGACACATGGCTGCGCTTGAGATTGAGCGGCAACTCGAACACTCCGTGCTCCAGCAGCCGCCGACGGTAGCCGATGAAGCGGGAGGCGTCATTTCGGAGCAGGTCGGTGTATGTGCGCGGCGCGGGGCCGTCCATGAAGTAGCTGACGAACACCGATCCGTACCCGTGCGCGACCGCCGGTACGCCGAGTTCGGTGAAGATCTCCGCGAGGCCCGTCCGGATGGCCGCGCCGAGCCGGAAGACGTGCTCGTGCACCGGCTCGGTCTGCAGCTTGCGCAGGGTGGCGTGCGCGGCGGCGACGACCGACGGGTGGCCGTTGTAGGTTCCGGCGAAGAATGCCGGCGCGCCAGGTGTCGTACTGAACAGTTCCATCAGCTCAGCGCGGCCGCCGAGGGCGCCGACCGGATAGCCGTTGCCGATCGCCTTACCCATCGCGGTCAGGTCCGGGGTGACGCCGCTGATCGCCTGCCAGCCACCGAGCGCGTGCCGGAAGCCAGTGATCACCTCGTCGAAGATCAGCACACTGCCGGACTTCGTGGTCTCGTCCCGCAGTGACTGCAGGAACTCCAGGTCCGGCAGCAGGCAGCCGACGTTGTGCGGCACCGGCTCGAGAATCACCGCGGCGATGTCGGCGCCGTACTCCGCGAACGTCTGCCGTACGGCGGGGATGTCGTTGAACGGCAGCACCAAGGTGGCGTCCAGGACCTCGGGCAGGATCCCGGTGGAGATCGGGTCCTGGGCGCCGACCTTGTCGGGCGCGGAGATGACGTTGAGGCTGACCGAGTCGTGCCAGCCGTGGTAGCAGCCCTGGAACTTCACCACCAGCCGCCGGCCGGTGGCAGCGCGCGCCACGCGGAGCGCGTGAAAGGTGGCCTCGCTGCCGGTCGAGGTTAGGAGCACCTTCTCGACGCTCGGTACCAGCCGGACGATCTCCTCGGCCAGCTCGACCTCGCCCTCGGTGACACCGACGCCGGTGAGATCGATCCGGCGACCGGCCTCGGCGACCGCCGCCGCCACCTCGGGGTCGTTGTGGCCGAGCAGCGGAGGGCCGAAGGCGGCGTGGTAATCGGTGTACGTCCGCCCTTTCGCGTCGGTGAATCGTGCTCCCTCGGTCGAGGCGATGACGAGGTCGGTGAGTCCGGGGATCAGTCGCTGGCCTGAGTTGACGCCGCCGGGGATCACCTGGGCGGCGCGCTGCGAGATGGACGTCGGGGGCATATGAGGTCTCCAGAGTCTGATGGCGTACTGCGTCGTCGCGTGGGCGTGCCACCGCGGCCCAGCCCGGCCGCGGCGACCAATGGAAGCTCCGCCAAGAGCATTTTCCGAACACTGTTCGGTATCACCGAACGAACGTGTCATCGACTGTAAGCGTGCGATTTGTTGGCTGTCAACGGATCGCTGCACATCGACGGTGGAGTGTTCTAGACTGTTCGGCTATGACGAACAACGATGCGGATCCGCCGGAGAATTCTCGCTACTGGGTGCGCAGCGTGGCTCGGGCCGCCGAGCTGCTCGAGGTGCTGTCCGGCGCGCCGGCCCGGCAGGGGATGTCGGTGACCGAGTTGGCCGCGGCACTCGGGCTCAGCAAGAGCTCGGCGTTCTCGACCTTGCACACGCTGGCGCACTTCGGACTGGTCGCCGACGACGGTGAGGGGATGAACCGCCGGTACCGGCTGGGGATGACGCTGGCCCGGCTCGGGTCGCGGGCCCGCGACCAGCTCAGCCTCGTCGACGTCGTTCGGCCGCACCTGACCCGGCTGACCGCGGAGATCGGGTTCAGCTCCCGGCTCGCGGTGCCGGAGAGCGATCAGGCGGTCGTGGTCGACCAGGTCGCCACAGCCGAAGGCGTGCAGATCGAGCTACGGATGGGGTTCCGCGAGCTTCCGCACTGCACCGGCCTGGGTAAGGCGCTGCTGTCGACGATGGACGACGACGCGGTCTCCGCGCTGATCGCCCGCACCGGGCTGCCGCGGCGTACCAGCAAGACGATCACCGACGAGGCCGCGCTGCGTGCCCATCTGGAGGACATCAGGGGTCTCGGCTACGCGGTGGACGACGAGGAGGACGCCGACGGCGTGTTCTGTATCGGCGCGGCATTGTTCGGTGCCGGTGACACCTGCGTCGGCGCGATCTCGATCACCGGTCTGAAGGTCGGCCAGCCGTCTTGGCGGTACGCCGAACTCGGCCGCATCGTCCGCGACACGGCGGGCCGGATCTCGTCCGCCCTCGGCTCTGCCCCGGGACAGGAATCGCGATGATCGCTTGACCTCGCCTGGCGATCAGCCTACGGTGATCTGCACTCGCACCGGCGGACCTTGACCCCAGCCCGGGTCATGGATCTACCGCCCGGCCTCCGCCTTGAACCGGCTCGCATCCCGAGCCCCGGCCGCTGCTCGCACCGCACACGGACGACCATCTGTCGATTCGTCCGAAGGCTGAGGTGCAGTGCATGACAAGCACCCGTGTGTTGACGTCCGCCGCTACCGCTGTGCCGGTCCGCAGTGTGGCGACCGTGGAACAGTTGCTGGCGGCACCGATCGCCGCCGTGAGCGCAGGCTCGCTGGTCAAGGTGCTCGGCTACCACGCGGCCGGCGACGGCGGCGGTATGACGGTCCGCTGGGACCCAGGCAGTACGGTGCCGGGCAACGGCGGAACTGTCCTCGATCCAGGTTCGGCCGCCGGCCGTTGGCTTCAGGTGCACGACGGGATCGGTGACTTCCGGCGGTTCGGGCTCTTCGGCACCACCGAGGGGGCTGACGACGCGCTGGACGCGATGGTGAACGATCCGGCGATCCACCGCGTCGAGGCGCACACCGATCTTCGCTTCGCCCGCCGGCACACGTATTTCCGGAGCGATCTCGAGCTGGACTTCGGCGGCCGCACCGTCGTGACCAAAGGCATCGAGCGGAACACCCACGACAATCCCTTCGGTGCGGTGCTGTACTTCCGCGGCAACCGTGCGGCGACGTCGGTCACGGTCACGCTGGCCGCACCACTCGCCGAACTCGGCGACGTGTTCGAGGTGGCCGACTCGGCCGCGTTCGGAGTCGGCACCTGGTGGGCGGTCGAGAGTGACGTCGTACCTGGTGGTGGCCAGTACGAGCGCGAGCTGCAGAAGCTGCTGCAGGTCACCGAGGTGGTAGACGCCACGCATGTGCGCTTCAACTACCAGAACGGCTGGGCGTTCGCGGCCGGACGGAAGCTCACCTACACGAAGGTCGAGCCGGTCGAACAGGTGCACGTCCGCAACCTGGTGTTCATCGGCGCTGACGCAGGGGTGAAGGATCCGTACGTCGACGGCAGTGGCGGCCCGGACGAGTTCGAGTACACCGGCTCGCATCCGGTGGCCTTCGAGTACGCCGTTCACTGCGACGTGTCCGGCATCCACGCCACCGGCACCTGGTGGCCGGTGATCATGCGCCGCTGGTGTACGTACTTCCGCACCACGCAGTGCTCACTGAAGAACCCACCGACGGTCTTCTACGGCGGGGCCGGCTATCTCACCCAGCAGATCTACTGCCTCTACGGGCACATCGCCGACTGCCTGTCGTCCAACGCCCGGCATCTCAACGACCTCACAGCCTCCGCCCATTGCCTGGTGGAGAACTGCCACGGCGACGGGGACGATGCCGGCGGCAACCCGTTCACCACGCACGGCCAGTACGAGCACGACCTCACATTCGTCGGCAACAGCGGACTGATGGACATCGCCAACTCCGGCTCGCTGTGGGGTACGTCGGCCAAACGGATCACGATCCGCAAGCACCGGATGTCGTGGTTCGTGGCGCTCACGAAGATCACCGACCTGACCTTGGAGGATGTGCACGTCACGGCCCGTTCGACCTTCGACCCCGGCGGCACGTTCCAGGTCAACGCCGACGGCCTGCAGGTGCGCGGATGCACAGGAGTGACGCTCAACATCGGCCGGCGCTCGACCAGGTCGAACAGACCCAACCTCATCAGCGACTGCAGTTTCTCGTCGCCGGCCGGTACGACGATCGGTCAGACGCCGATCGATGTTCCCCTGACGTTCCGCCGGTGCACCTTCACCGGGGTGGACGGCTGGGTGTTCAACTCGTCCGGATCCGTGCACTTCGAGGACTGCACGGTGACCGGCACGCCAACCGGTGCTCCGGTCACGTTCAAGAATGCCGACATCGTCGTCACCGGCGGCCGCTGGACCGATGTCGGGCTCCAGCTCACCGCGGTCCGCGACCAGCGGCTGCACGTGGGCGGAGGCGTGCGCTTCAGCGGCACCAACCGCGTGAAGGCGCTGTTGTCCCGCCAGGCCGGACCGGGCATCGTGACCTGGGAACTCGGCGGCTACTCGTCCACAGTGCCCGGGAGCGACACCGCGCACCTGCTGATTGATGCCGGCGGCAATCACTATCGCTGCACCGGTACGACGTTCGAAGGCGGCCGGATCGTACTCACGGCAGCCGCCTTCGCCGATTCGTCGTACGCGCTCCACACCCGCAATGTCGAGACCGCGGTCACCCGCGACGTCCCGGCCGGCTCCGACCGGCTGTCCGTCGGCGACAACCTGACTTTCTGACCACGTAAGGAGAATCGTCATGTCCGGTAAGGGATTCATGGCGCGCAGGTCCGTGCTCCTCGCCGCCGGTGCCGGAGGGCTGGCTATCGCCGGGCCAGGCGCGCTGACCGCGGCGTCCGCCGACGAGAGGAATCGGCCTGTCCCTGCCTTCGGCGTGGCGACCGTTGCCGACCTGCTGGTGCTGCGCACCGCGGGCCAGGCGCCGGGGACCGCGGTCGAGGTACTCGGCTACCTGTCGCCTGGTGATGGCGGCGGCCAGCTCGTTCGCTGGGATCCGGCGAGTCAGGCGGTCGCCAATGGCGGCACCGTGTTCAAGCCGGCCGCCGGAACCGGCCGGTGGCTCGCCGTCCACGACGGCGTCACCGACTTCCGCAAGTTCGGCATCTTCGGTGCGACTGTCACGGCCGACGCCGCGCTGGAGGCGATGGTGAACGATCCTGCGATCCACCGGATCGAAGCGCACACCGATCTGCAGTTCGCGAAGCGGCACGTCTTCCACCGCTCGTTCCTCGACCTCGACTTCGGCGGGCACACCGTGGTCACCTACGCGATCGAGCCGACCGGCCCGGACGAGCCGTTCGCCGCGGTGATGTTCTTCCAGGGCACGTTGTCCGGGACCGTCGTCACCCGTGCACTGGCTGAGCCGGCACCGGAGCTGCGCGACGTGTTCGAGGTCGGCGACTCCTCCAAGTTCGAGGTCGGCTCGTGGTGGACCGCGGTCTCG
This genomic interval carries:
- a CDS encoding GNAT family N-acetyltransferase, translated to MSRPVLRPFEEADLPAAAGLLAQRHRAHRKRHPLLPADYEDERLALVEVTAVWETEGASGAVLVEDDELTGYLLAAPKPAPMWGPNIWVEAAGHAVREPEHIRDLYGAAAARWVDAGRTAHYVLVPDDAELVDAWFRLGFGSQHAHAVRPVPGYHLTPPRDLAVRRATRADIPVLAELDLELPRHQGRSPVFSAAELGTYEEAVADWEESIDDPDYATFVAVYNDEVIGSSVGCSVDRSSAHSGLAKPDNAGFLGFAAVLPAARGLGAGRALGEAVLQWSAETGYTSVVTDWRVTNLLSSRTWPRLGFRQTFHRLHRLIGY
- a CDS encoding FadR/GntR family transcriptional regulator, which encodes MSGSPLFVRAQEQLKSYIREHRLEPGDRLPSEGELAKCFSVSRGAMREATRSLQTLGVIRAHHGNGLYVADFSFRPIVDLLPYGLAADTSFVEILQAREALETGLMPAVALRTSPQLLDGCDEIVRRMDEREKAGDSIVDLDRNFHLLLHTSLSNPLIDNLISLFWELYWRLEDELSPKPTDVPSAPLHAAIVDALRVGDAMLAMTRMQEHFADVRLRSESLHASRVESRNE
- a CDS encoding mandelate racemase/muconate lactonizing enzyme family protein, whose amino-acid sequence is MKIARVRAVVLSAPYGAALTSAENILHIPSGLRTSGFVEITLDDGTVGLGEGYLAVFAPQVFRSIVELLAPLLVGKDVLQLDARFAELVVATGYWSLQGAARHVLSAIEIALQDCNARLDGVPLWRHLGGMYSRPLAAYASGGDSINPEAMQGEIDAVAALGIRTFKIRGRAHQVDKVVWTQHAAAGIAVAVDMTQNLVVPSQRPEEVLDFVHAVVDASGRPPAFIEEALGPDRIDDLPALRAAAGVPIAGGEIVTTEDELVARVRARSYDIVQPDATVIGGVGPVLEVFSAAGDVGAEVYVHCWGAGVGVLANYHAALAAGGSTVEWPLPDYPLRSELLGGLVSIVGGEVSLSNAPGLGIELTPAIEREFPFRADAVYECLVDPTGLPTPEVWR
- a CDS encoding SDR family NAD(P)-dependent oxidoreductase translates to MSASFSLAGRTVALTGAARGLGAAFATGLADAGADLVLVDRTEPIDTAAAVTSLGRRCRSYVIDLADTSALAPLVDTIRSEAGPIHVLVNNAGVARLEQFNEITPAGWHEIMAVNAEAPFFLAQRVAEHMIADGIEGRIVNISSKNGLVAEAGLAHYNASKAALELITKSLAAELGPHGITCNAVAPGMIATPIADDFDADLAGLFDSWQARIPLGRFGTPDDCVGAVIYLASDASRYVTGTTLVVDGGALADQLPRLRFLPPYRSSL
- a CDS encoding amidohydrolase family protein; the protein is MIVDVHSHLFTCPDDIDDPFRGEVSRAHGGPVDLTVKYADYAATAPDGTRTIVVGGKARRSGLWVEDDDVAAYVAEHPDQLIGYLSLDPTHPGWRDELRHGHQELGLRGIKLMPMYAGFDPADPAYDDLYSYAESHNLPLLIHTGTTFVSTAPLRWALPVHIDEVAIRHPELRIVLAHLSHPFEGGCIAVIRKHRHVYADVSALHYRPFQLWHSLRLVQDYRVWDKLLFGSDFPFTTVDASIEGLRRVAAVPGIPGLDPLDADQVEALIHRDALPLLGLT
- a CDS encoding mandelate racemase/muconate lactonizing enzyme family protein, which gives rise to MLTVDRGRPVGPAGRISRVETLTLGTAWRDFSYVRVHTDEGLAGVGEITHPYRSRETCLLTEAMAGRHLLGADPFDVEEIWLRMYQGDFLRGGDIGGIVLSGVDQALYDVMGKALGVPAYRLAGGACRDRVPVYANGWYTGDRLPEAFADRAKDVVGRGYSALKFDPFGAGLGELSRAERVRSLDIVAAVRDAVGDDVDLMVEGHARFNFATAARLVDDLRPFDLAWFEEPLPWTHIERYAELRARASMPISGGEHFHNRYEFKQLFATSAVDIVQPDLSMAGGFTELRKIAAIADLHAMSVAPHNSNSPLCTTASVHAVAGLTNLKILETFDGMVEDYVFDALPGVLPVVDGHVPLPTAPGLGVELADEVFAEHPPSHRFWNMFADGWEKRNRT
- a CDS encoding aspartate aminotransferase family protein, coding for MPPTSISQRAAQVIPGGVNSGQRLIPGLTDLVIASTEGARFTDAKGRTYTDYHAAFGPPLLGHNDPEVAAAVAEAGRRIDLTGVGVTEGEVELAEEIVRLVPSVEKVLLTSTGSEATFHALRVARAATGRRLVVKFQGCYHGWHDSVSLNVISAPDKVGAQDPISTGILPEVLDATLVLPFNDIPAVRQTFAEYGADIAAVILEPVPHNVGCLLPDLEFLQSLRDETTKSGSVLIFDEVITGFRHALGGWQAISGVTPDLTAMGKAIGNGYPVGALGGRAELMELFSTTPGAPAFFAGTYNGHPSVVAAAHATLRKLQTEPVHEHVFRLGAAIRTGLAEIFTELGVPAVAHGYGSVFVSYFMDGPAPRTYTDLLRNDASRFIGYRRRLLEHGVFELPLNLKRSHVSYAHTDADVDALLSATRAAVRDTLAVGGEQELAGTSTMGGAS
- a CDS encoding IclR family transcriptional regulator, with the protein product MTNNDADPPENSRYWVRSVARAAELLEVLSGAPARQGMSVTELAAALGLSKSSAFSTLHTLAHFGLVADDGEGMNRRYRLGMTLARLGSRARDQLSLVDVVRPHLTRLTAEIGFSSRLAVPESDQAVVVDQVATAEGVQIELRMGFRELPHCTGLGKALLSTMDDDAVSALIARTGLPRRTSKTITDEAALRAHLEDIRGLGYAVDDEEDADGVFCIGAALFGAGDTCVGAISITGLKVGQPSWRYAELGRIVRDTAGRISSALGSAPGQESR